One segment of Bacteroidales bacterium DNA contains the following:
- a CDS encoding cupin domain-containing protein: protein MKKPMSIYDDLDWRDAPEYSKGTQMKILRDEAGAKTILLKLPPGFSMAPHSHVTAEQHILISGAYSSDGVMYTAGTYRKFSAHEDHGPFESKQGALVLVIWDPFKNDN from the coding sequence ATGAAAAAGCCAATGAGCATTTATGATGATTTAGACTGGCGGGATGCCCCTGAATATTCAAAGGGTACCCAGATGAAAATTTTACGTGATGAAGCTGGGGCAAAAACGATACTACTGAAATTGCCTCCAGGATTTTCTATGGCCCCTCATTCTCACGTAACCGCTGAGCAGCATATCCTGATTAGTGGGGCATATAGTAGTGACGGTGTGATGTATACGGCAGGTACCTATCGGAAGTTCAGTGCACATGAAGATCATGGGCCTTTTGAATCAAAGCAGGGAGCCTTGGTGCTGGTTATCTGGGATCCATTCAAGAATGACAATTAA